A window of Sphingobacterium sp. SRCM116780 contains these coding sequences:
- a CDS encoding glycoside hydrolase family 19 protein: MSIIKPLGVPGIKPLGLSNTEGVENPSEKILHIKFLSFKEEEGLINLEFEVEAKGLNSSEGILSLFKAESLGFYFEGFSKQVKISNGISRVKFNLDRYSSSNIFTNEKNKYYVLIAVNGISKRSDNFDINLKTDYSTSFETKLTANHLSQMGVPAKTAQKYIKDLNATFDRYEINTPLRKISFFGQVLSETEAFRIKTENGVSDTAYGGFKGRGCMQLTGKENYVGYEEYKKKDLPNIDFTSTTSNKNKVNDLPYYLDSGGWFWSIRTKLNDDADINDFIYIAFKVNGGFNHFDKRVEYYIKAAKVLDKRLVNPIFNFRTSACFNIQKACCAWGLWHDPASPEDPYFGVKRDTKEAILGYTRFLELHTKAGRPKIKEMYDKIDYQIINFVDRRLNSLKQ, from the coding sequence ATGAGTATTATAAAACCATTAGGGGTTCCAGGAATAAAACCATTAGGACTTAGTAATACAGAAGGTGTAGAAAATCCATCTGAAAAAATCTTACATATAAAATTTTTATCATTTAAAGAAGAGGAGGGATTAATAAATTTGGAATTTGAAGTAGAAGCAAAAGGACTTAATAGTTCTGAGGGAATTTTATCTTTATTTAAAGCAGAGTCTTTAGGATTCTATTTTGAAGGTTTTAGCAAACAAGTGAAAATTTCAAATGGGATTTCAAGAGTGAAATTTAATCTTGATAGATATTCCAGCAGTAATATATTTACTAATGAAAAGAATAAGTATTATGTTTTAATTGCAGTTAATGGGATTTCAAAAAGATCTGATAATTTTGATATCAATTTGAAAACCGATTATTCAACTTCTTTTGAAACAAAATTAACAGCAAATCATTTGTCACAAATGGGAGTGCCTGCAAAAACAGCACAGAAATATATAAAAGACCTGAATGCTACTTTCGATAGATATGAAATAAATACTCCTTTACGAAAAATTTCTTTTTTCGGTCAGGTTTTATCTGAAACAGAAGCTTTTAGAATTAAGACAGAAAATGGAGTCTCCGATACCGCTTACGGTGGATTCAAAGGTAGGGGATGTATGCAACTCACAGGAAAAGAAAATTATGTAGGCTATGAAGAATATAAGAAAAAAGATCTTCCTAATATTGATTTTACAAGTACAACAAGTAATAAAAATAAAGTTAATGATCTCCCATATTACTTAGATTCAGGAGGATGGTTCTGGTCAATAAGAACAAAATTAAATGACGATGCGGATATAAATGATTTTATTTATATAGCTTTTAAAGTCAATGGTGGGTTTAATCATTTTGATAAACGTGTGGAATACTATATAAAGGCTGCAAAAGTTTTAGATAAAAGACTGGTAAATCCAATTTTTAATTTTCGTACAAGTGCTTGTTTCAATATACAAAAAGCCTGTTGTGCTTGGGGTTTATGGCATGATCCTGCTTCTCCTGAGGATCCATATTTTGGAGTAAAAAGGGACACAAAAGAGGCAATCTTGGGCTACACGAGATTTTTAGAACTTCATACTAAAGCGGGTAGGCCAAAAATAAAAGAAATGTATGATAAAATAGATTATCAAATTATTAACTTTGTAGACAGACGGTTAAATTCGCTAAAACAATGA
- a CDS encoding RteC domain-containing protein: MKQLYKNILLTIEQEEKNVSKSSKSVIDEAYHMLSFLRGSLTDLKLEIAANSFDSILDEITFFKHVKPEILGKLIYYNKLIRIESVSPKNLELLELYYAEQIKILNKEYRKYIASSDFYKYYRSGRIDRDECYFRLGNINFFDGLNSFFFEVDSEFSTFYDYKIARILAFDLIHHYVSDKVNAKGESAKISFESADGSEFSWTDSKNALIELIYALHISGSVSNGRAGLRRMSKLFEDLFEVKLGDIHHAFHQMKFRAGEKASYLRFLKNSLEQYMNKDL, from the coding sequence ATGAAACAATTGTATAAAAACATTTTATTAACGATAGAGCAAGAAGAAAAGAATGTTTCGAAAAGTTCTAAAAGTGTTATTGATGAAGCATATCATATGCTATCTTTTCTGCGAGGTTCCCTGACCGATTTAAAGTTAGAAATAGCAGCTAACAGTTTTGATAGTATTCTGGATGAAATAACCTTTTTTAAACATGTAAAGCCTGAAATTCTTGGTAAACTAATCTATTATAATAAGCTTATCCGGATTGAATCAGTAAGTCCTAAGAATTTAGAGCTGCTGGAACTTTATTATGCAGAGCAAATTAAGATTCTTAACAAAGAGTATAGAAAATATATCGCAAGCTCCGATTTTTACAAGTATTATAGATCTGGACGTATCGATAGAGATGAGTGTTATTTTAGGTTGGGGAATATCAATTTCTTTGATGGCTTAAACAGCTTTTTTTTCGAAGTGGATTCGGAATTTTCTACCTTTTATGACTATAAAATTGCGCGCATATTAGCTTTTGATCTTATCCATCATTACGTTTCAGATAAAGTGAATGCTAAAGGAGAAAGTGCAAAGATTTCATTTGAAAGTGCTGATGGTTCAGAATTTTCCTGGACTGATTCTAAAAATGCATTGATAGAGCTGATTTATGCACTTCATATATCCGGTAGTGTATCCAATGGAAGGGCGGGTTTAAGAAGAATGAGTAAATTATTTGAAGACCTCTTCGAAGTCAAACTTGGCGATATTCATCATGCTTTTCATCAAATGAAATTCAGAGCAGGTGAAAAGGCAAGTTACTTGCGTTTCCTAAAAAATTCGCTGGAACAGTATATGAATAAAGATCTTTAA
- a CDS encoding PEGA domain-containing protein: MTTKSELKKFFENGDVPDQEQFWAWLESYWHKEEMMDAASMQYTNPLPSIYPVGGVPVGTTFDQMPIKDLLDLIFYGKTKRTLTITTTPDDATVKINDVVGNTSNVTIGTTVSYTVERPGYFPKTETVTVTEDMTIAVTLEPDLSNTEITFTVRTTQLNEQVPIALLRTSDTQTLAKINYGDGKEDLVSVPTFNGSQSWTDNEGNIHYVDNGNTFYHIFDNIGDYVVTINAGSNVNYVRFCEGLTSGAGYLSPTINNYVQEISKFRSDSLTNLDFTFAGLSQANVNPSFKLETPQVTSMNATFYGFGVSREFDSFPADMLAQITKPTILLGTFFKAGLKKILPGLLDSFAELVSVFECFKNSKLGKGYYNGITAGNYRDKHSINSSYDFIPVSLFWKNPKLKDVSHCFNYIGEGGFGNLTSGYLAFNIVRRELFWNGKSVGNATGTIENAFYLFAKNNRILCEANFLKYAPNMKHIGGMFTQTNHVSHAISWGGMIPIAKNETTSIRSNDGGQPFEVAGNGLTYDLNVMFPDASYPNILTLNGAFTAAATGATYGFNHDLNYTASASPVTINQSFNAADFLAKFPNAKAGSVNAYAQQMLGQSGGTTDEKNDGRNGVFYLLNQDARITDKATLPALVFNNAIPY; encoded by the coding sequence ATGACAACAAAATCAGAATTAAAGAAGTTTTTTGAAAATGGGGATGTCCCCGATCAAGAACAATTTTGGGCATGGCTGGAGAGCTACTGGCACAAGGAAGAAATGATGGATGCTGCATCCATGCAGTATACCAATCCGCTTCCGAGCATTTACCCAGTAGGGGGAGTACCTGTTGGGACAACATTCGACCAGATGCCTATCAAGGATTTATTAGATTTAATTTTCTACGGAAAGACAAAACGTACATTGACGATCACCACAACACCTGACGATGCGACGGTTAAGATCAATGACGTTGTGGGAAATACCAGCAATGTGACCATAGGAACAACGGTGAGCTATACGGTAGAAAGACCTGGCTATTTTCCAAAAACAGAAACCGTGACCGTAACAGAAGACATGACCATCGCAGTAACACTCGAACCAGATCTATCGAATACGGAGATTACATTCACAGTAAGAACTACCCAACTAAATGAGCAGGTGCCTATCGCACTTTTGCGGACTTCGGACACCCAGACACTCGCTAAGATTAACTATGGGGATGGGAAAGAAGACCTGGTTTCGGTGCCTACTTTCAATGGTTCCCAGTCCTGGACGGATAATGAAGGAAATATTCATTATGTAGACAATGGTAATACTTTTTATCATATATTCGATAATATTGGAGACTATGTAGTCACCATTAATGCTGGATCCAACGTCAACTATGTACGATTCTGTGAAGGTTTGACAAGCGGGGCAGGATATCTATCTCCAACCATCAACAACTATGTACAGGAGATTTCGAAGTTCAGGTCCGATTCATTAACAAATCTGGATTTTACCTTTGCAGGCTTGTCCCAGGCGAATGTTAACCCAAGTTTTAAATTGGAAACACCGCAAGTAACCAGCATGAACGCCACATTCTACGGTTTTGGGGTAAGCAGGGAATTTGACAGTTTTCCAGCAGACATGCTTGCGCAGATTACCAAACCCACGATATTACTGGGTACATTCTTTAAAGCAGGACTTAAAAAGATCCTTCCGGGCCTATTGGACAGTTTCGCTGAACTGGTGAGTGTTTTTGAATGTTTTAAAAACTCCAAATTAGGGAAAGGATACTACAATGGGATCACAGCAGGAAATTATAGAGATAAACACAGTATAAACTCATCTTACGATTTTATACCGGTATCCTTATTCTGGAAGAATCCGAAATTGAAAGATGTATCGCATTGTTTTAATTATATCGGAGAAGGTGGATTTGGTAACCTGACTTCAGGGTACCTGGCGTTTAATATCGTTCGAAGAGAACTGTTCTGGAACGGAAAATCAGTGGGTAATGCAACGGGTACAATTGAAAATGCATTTTACCTATTTGCTAAAAACAATCGGATCCTATGTGAAGCGAACTTCCTGAAATATGCGCCCAATATGAAACATATCGGCGGTATGTTCACACAGACCAACCATGTGTCCCATGCGATTAGCTGGGGAGGAATGATTCCTATTGCCAAGAATGAGACGACTTCCATTCGTTCCAATGATGGGGGACAACCATTTGAAGTAGCAGGAAATGGCTTAACCTATGATTTAAATGTGATGTTCCCGGATGCGAGTTATCCGAATATCCTGACTTTAAACGGTGCGTTTACGGCAGCTGCTACAGGAGCGACATATGGATTTAACCATGATCTGAACTATACTGCTAGTGCTAGTCCGGTCACCATCAACCAAAGTTTCAATGCTGCAGACTTCCTGGCTAAATTTCCAAATGCGAAAGCAGGAAGTGTAAACGCGTATGCACAACAGATGCTTGGACAGTCGGGAGGAACAACAGATGAGAAGAATGATGGCCGTAACGGTGTGTTCTATCTGCTGAATCAGGATGCTAGAATCACGGACAAAGCGACTTTGCCAGCACTTGTTTTCAATAACGCGATTCCATATTAA
- a CDS encoding DUF4099 domain-containing protein, whose amino-acid sequence MNEQNITDEKAAVVLEPLSDILLVLDKIKNRIEAVKGVDKDGNLETVAPQKKNEIDFMRVDKNGDVFSNFFSNFWRKLNNPSGYKFLKISNIDMESVAKKLQTAIDHPTPEGNKLLDALEVKHNNTLKKENMETKQEVNQEQAKNDNKPEYRYNANEIDWDTAHKFGLNKELLEKNGQLEKLLKGYKSDTIFRIEGNFDGVVLKGDARLSLRQSDNKIVILTHGIRHKAPLDTPFYGHTFSKEDKENLLKTGNMGRVGELTNYQDGTKVKVLISLDKYTKEPVSYPLEWIKINDKFGGVKLNKEQKQDLMEGKAVLVEGITNKTTGELFSQMLQFSADDRKLVFAGNREALNNEQQVSREIPTDFRERQLTEKEQGLLKEGKAVYLEDLVNRDGNKLYSGYVFYNEQERKLDFSFRKPELNNQLEQVANDGAQKPRQTPTKNDPAKASTRNTVTTNSPQKKTPSKGPKIH is encoded by the coding sequence ATGAACGAACAAAATATCACAGACGAAAAAGCAGCTGTTGTGCTGGAACCTTTATCTGATATCCTGCTTGTGCTTGATAAGATAAAGAATCGGATTGAAGCGGTAAAGGGAGTGGATAAGGATGGCAATCTGGAAACAGTTGCCCCTCAAAAGAAAAACGAAATTGATTTTATGCGGGTTGATAAAAATGGTGATGTTTTCAGCAATTTCTTTTCCAATTTCTGGCGAAAGCTGAATAATCCGTCGGGTTACAAATTCCTGAAGATTTCGAATATTGATATGGAATCAGTGGCTAAAAAACTGCAGACTGCCATAGACCATCCGACACCGGAAGGAAATAAGCTTTTGGATGCCCTTGAGGTGAAACATAACAATACACTAAAAAAAGAAAATATGGAAACAAAACAAGAAGTAAATCAAGAACAAGCAAAAAACGATAATAAGCCAGAATATCGTTACAATGCCAATGAAATTGACTGGGATACTGCCCATAAATTTGGTCTGAACAAAGAACTGTTAGAAAAAAATGGACAATTGGAGAAATTGTTAAAAGGTTACAAATCGGACACTATCTTTAGGATCGAGGGAAATTTTGATGGAGTGGTATTAAAAGGAGACGCCCGTTTATCATTGAGGCAATCTGACAACAAGATTGTTATCCTTACACATGGTATAAGACATAAGGCTCCATTGGATACCCCTTTTTATGGACATACATTCAGTAAGGAAGATAAGGAGAATCTGTTGAAAACCGGAAATATGGGGCGTGTCGGAGAACTAACGAATTATCAGGACGGAACTAAAGTCAAGGTCTTAATCAGTTTGGACAAATACACAAAAGAACCGGTGTCATATCCGTTAGAATGGATTAAAATTAACGATAAATTCGGTGGCGTGAAATTGAACAAAGAGCAAAAGCAGGATCTCATGGAAGGAAAGGCTGTGCTTGTTGAAGGAATAACGAATAAAACTACCGGGGAATTATTTAGCCAGATGCTACAGTTTAGTGCGGACGACAGAAAGCTCGTATTTGCAGGAAATAGAGAAGCCCTGAATAATGAACAGCAAGTAAGTAGGGAAATACCTACGGATTTTAGAGAACGTCAACTGACCGAGAAAGAGCAAGGTTTGTTGAAAGAGGGAAAAGCTGTCTACCTTGAAGATCTTGTAAATAGAGACGGAAACAAATTATATTCCGGTTACGTTTTCTATAATGAACAAGAGCGAAAATTAGATTTTTCCTTTAGGAAGCCGGAGCTGAACAATCAATTAGAACAGGTGGCCAATGACGGAGCACAAAAACCACGACAAACTCCAACAAAAAATGATCCCGCAAAAGCATCAACACGTAATACAGTGACGACTAATTCTCCGCAGAAAAAGACACCTTCAAAAGGGCCTAAAATTCATTAA
- a CDS encoding HNH endonuclease, translating into MKNNLPNICYWCGDSLTTESVNREHVPAFSFFPKGHRHNLMTVPSCKSHNNNLSEIDEKFQLFIKAFKTNNVAIKDLNDRVRRGFERKEKRKFVEELERTARSGKIYGRPHFFLALKENEAELFAEKIVRGIYFYHKQKPTKGIIQSVTNRIIYEGFNTIAVFNDLKKDLTPNIMKEGDYNNPEVFKYRYLDYGGLFTIFMQFYDHAEFIGIVYPDGFSFD; encoded by the coding sequence TTGAAAAATAACTTACCAAATATATGCTACTGGTGCGGAGATTCTTTGACAACTGAATCAGTAAATAGAGAACACGTACCAGCTTTCAGTTTTTTCCCAAAAGGTCATAGACATAATCTAATGACGGTTCCATCATGTAAGTCACATAATAACAATCTGTCTGAAATCGATGAAAAGTTCCAGTTATTCATTAAAGCATTCAAAACAAACAATGTAGCAATAAAGGACTTAAATGATCGTGTTAGGCGGGGATTCGAAAGAAAAGAAAAACGAAAATTTGTTGAAGAATTGGAACGTACAGCAAGATCTGGGAAAATATATGGAAGACCACATTTTTTTCTTGCATTGAAAGAAAATGAAGCTGAATTATTTGCTGAAAAAATTGTCAGAGGAATATATTTCTATCATAAACAGAAACCTACAAAAGGAATTATTCAAAGTGTGACAAACAGAATTATCTATGAAGGTTTTAATACGATAGCAGTATTTAATGATTTAAAAAAGGACTTAACTCCAAATATTATGAAAGAAGGAGATTACAATAATCCTGAGGTTTTCAAATACCGATACTTGGATTATGGTGGTCTCTTCACAATATTTATGCAATTTTATGATCATGCAGAATTTATAGGTATCGTGTATCCAGATGGGTTCTCATTTGATTAA
- a CDS encoding Crp/Fnr family transcriptional regulator, with amino-acid sequence MKNAVNEIEENSAKEIVLNFFENIHFMSSALRNAIISNTYLIKVKKKNILLNIDQIQKSIYFIIKGAVRSYYVDSLGKDTTSWLLFEGDLAISVYSFFSQKRSFEVLETLEDSVLLVLNYADLMHLYQSFPEFNYIGRVLTETYYIKGEEKANELRIFSATERYQHLIAKQPNIVARIPLGIISSYLGITQSTLSRIRAKREKTKAVK; translated from the coding sequence ATGAAAAATGCAGTAAATGAAATAGAAGAAAATTCAGCGAAAGAAATAGTTCTGAACTTTTTCGAGAACATTCATTTTATGTCATCTGCACTTAGAAACGCTATTATTTCAAATACTTATTTGATAAAAGTAAAAAAGAAAAATATCCTACTCAACATTGACCAAATTCAAAAATCTATTTATTTTATTATAAAAGGGGCTGTGAGATCATATTATGTTGATAGCCTAGGTAAAGACACAACTTCATGGCTTCTTTTTGAAGGAGATCTTGCCATTTCCGTTTATAGTTTTTTTAGCCAAAAAAGATCTTTTGAAGTCCTTGAAACTTTGGAAGATTCAGTCCTTCTAGTATTAAATTACGCCGATCTGATGCATTTATATCAATCATTTCCAGAATTCAACTATATAGGCCGGGTCTTAACGGAAACTTATTATATTAAAGGAGAGGAAAAAGCAAACGAACTACGCATATTTAGTGCGACGGAACGTTATCAGCATCTTATCGCAAAACAACCCAATATAGTTGCGCGCATCCCGTTAGGTATTATTTCATCATACCTTGGAATTACGCAATCAACTTTAAGTAGAATTCGGGCAAAGAGAGAAAAAACAAAAGCAGTCAAGTGA
- a CDS encoding DUF1896 domain-containing protein produces MKKEQKDFSYYQLKLQDHIEASFPEKSGDYKFINQRARWAANAYEGAFRSGNHVNKCDEIANFILYEGLHFSKFDTLFEVLTYEFADLLFDFEFRDFAIKVLPQCTEVFDNYDLTDDFAYTNDYDLLYTELTGFIAIWIEQNGIQ; encoded by the coding sequence ATGAAAAAAGAACAAAAGGATTTTTCCTACTACCAATTAAAGTTACAGGATCATATAGAGGCCAGCTTCCCGGAGAAGTCCGGTGATTATAAGTTTATTAATCAAAGAGCCAGATGGGCAGCCAATGCTTATGAAGGGGCGTTCAGATCTGGAAACCATGTTAATAAATGTGATGAAATAGCAAATTTTATTCTGTATGAAGGATTGCACTTTTCAAAGTTTGATACCCTATTTGAAGTACTGACCTATGAATTTGCTGACCTTCTGTTTGATTTTGAATTCAGGGATTTTGCAATTAAGGTACTTCCTCAGTGTACGGAGGTATTTGACAACTACGATCTGACGGATGATTTTGCCTATACAAACGATTATGATCTGTTGTATACAGAACTTACGGGTTTCATAGCTATATGGATCGAGCAAAATGGCATTCAGTAG
- a CDS encoding HNH endonuclease, producing MAISSKTRKFLWAKSGNRCAVCKVELITKKTTLNEFNIGEECHIISSKPNGPRHIPDLKEYDIYENLLLLCRNHHKEIDEFTDTYTEELLRYVKTSHENWIKNTISKAVEDTENEYKPKFIMRILSGKELLNIVNEAHAYNTDYDDIKDHEEAQYIGSIIQTFIDYGDISGMVEAYDKIQMGYDLQKLLDELEEKGYYVFGERNPEAILPHISKTDKWTVATIIIRKKENPEVLIFFQNT from the coding sequence ATGGCTATTTCATCAAAAACAAGAAAATTTCTCTGGGCTAAATCTGGCAACAGATGTGCAGTTTGTAAAGTCGAATTGATAACTAAAAAGACCACATTAAATGAATTCAATATTGGTGAAGAGTGCCATATTATTAGTTCAAAACCGAACGGACCACGGCATATCCCCGATCTTAAAGAATATGACATCTATGAAAACTTGCTTCTCTTATGTAGAAATCACCACAAAGAAATTGATGAGTTTACAGATACGTATACAGAAGAATTATTGCGTTATGTTAAGACCAGTCATGAAAACTGGATTAAAAATACAATATCTAAAGCTGTCGAGGATACTGAGAATGAATATAAACCAAAATTTATAATGAGGATTTTATCAGGAAAGGAATTGCTAAATATAGTTAACGAAGCACATGCATATAACACAGACTATGATGATATAAAAGACCATGAGGAAGCACAATACATTGGAAGTATTATCCAAACTTTCATTGATTACGGAGACATAAGCGGGATGGTTGAAGCTTACGACAAAATTCAAATGGGATATGATTTACAAAAATTACTTGATGAATTAGAAGAAAAAGGATATTATGTATTTGGAGAAAGAAACCCAGAAGCTATTCTTCCTCATATTTCGAAAACAGACAAATGGACTGTAGCAACCATCATTATAAGAAAGAAAGAAAATCCTGAGGTTTTAATTTTTTTTCAGAATACTTAA
- a CDS encoding type IA DNA topoisomerase: MKAIIAEKPSVAHELARIVGATEKKEGYFIGNDFMVTWAFGHLVGLAMPEDYGINGFNRESLPIIPESFRLISRKVRSGKEYVFDQSAKRQLEIIGQVFERSNGIIVATDAGREGEVIFRYIYEYLGCNKPFERLWISSLTENAIINGLSNLKIGSDFDGLYFAGRERSQADWLIGINSTQALTIAIGDGLYSLGRVQTPTLSLICKRYHDHQSFEIKNYFQIQLEHQKEGTVFTTVSTDKWDEQAKAEAAARTIERAGTVSIIDIEQKSSSVQAPLLFDLTGLQKEANKKLGFSAEKTLEIAQSLYEKKFISYPRTGSKYIPEDVWAEIPALIRALGTREASKGAVDQIKWERYNKHIVNDLKVTDHHGILITENIPTMLAAHENTLYDMIANRLLETVSPACHREITTAVFSVLHYEFGLKAIKITSPGWKSINGNFEDEDEDIFDLPHLEKGNEINIRGVKVLAKKTKPPALFTEAELLSAMENVGNAMEDKEERKVLKSIGIGTPATRAAVIETLFDRDYIRREKKAIIPTEKGLLVYQIVGDKIIANANMTAQWEMSFEKIQNAEMSPAEFHLALEELTKKVTEELLQVKVNVPRQEELCCPKCKSKVFLREKIVKCANDECGWMLFRYVCGINLSYNQIEALLNTNRTPLIRKMVGRSGKQFDAYIIMAKDGSTTFDFEKKKKR, translated from the coding sequence ATGAAAGCAATTATAGCTGAAAAACCGTCGGTTGCTCATGAACTTGCGAGAATAGTGGGAGCTACAGAAAAAAAGGAAGGATATTTTATTGGGAATGATTTTATGGTCACCTGGGCGTTCGGTCATTTAGTTGGGTTGGCTATGCCCGAGGATTATGGGATAAACGGGTTCAATAGGGAATCCCTTCCTATAATCCCGGAATCTTTCCGACTGATCAGCAGGAAAGTCAGGTCGGGGAAGGAGTATGTCTTTGACCAGAGTGCAAAACGGCAATTGGAGATTATCGGTCAAGTTTTTGAACGCAGCAACGGTATAATTGTTGCCACCGATGCAGGACGGGAAGGAGAGGTGATTTTCAGATATATCTACGAATATTTAGGCTGTAATAAACCGTTTGAACGGTTATGGATCAGCAGTTTAACAGAAAATGCAATTATAAACGGACTGAGTAATTTAAAGATAGGAAGCGATTTTGACGGACTTTATTTTGCAGGACGTGAACGATCCCAAGCGGATTGGCTGATCGGGATCAATTCGACACAAGCACTTACCATTGCTATAGGAGATGGGCTATATTCTTTGGGACGAGTGCAGACACCTACACTATCGCTTATTTGCAAGCGATATCACGATCATCAATCATTTGAAATAAAAAACTATTTCCAGATTCAGCTGGAACACCAAAAGGAAGGTACTGTTTTTACCACGGTATCCACGGATAAATGGGATGAACAGGCCAAAGCTGAGGCGGCAGCAAGGACGATTGAACGTGCAGGTACAGTGAGTATAATTGATATTGAGCAAAAGTCGAGTTCTGTTCAGGCTCCATTACTCTTTGACCTTACAGGTTTACAAAAAGAAGCCAATAAGAAGCTAGGTTTTTCTGCTGAAAAAACGCTAGAAATAGCACAGAGTTTATATGAAAAGAAGTTCATCAGCTATCCCAGAACTGGTTCCAAGTATATTCCTGAAGATGTATGGGCAGAAATTCCAGCTCTTATTCGTGCGCTAGGTACAAGGGAAGCTAGTAAAGGTGCTGTAGATCAAATAAAATGGGAACGTTATAATAAGCACATCGTAAATGATCTTAAGGTCACCGATCATCATGGTATATTGATTACTGAAAATATACCGACAATGTTGGCAGCACACGAAAATACACTTTATGACATGATTGCAAACCGTTTGTTGGAAACTGTATCACCGGCATGCCACCGCGAAATCACAACTGCTGTTTTTTCTGTTCTCCATTATGAATTTGGATTAAAAGCGATCAAGATTACCTCGCCTGGATGGAAATCAATTAACGGAAATTTTGAGGATGAAGATGAAGATATTTTTGATCTTCCTCATTTAGAAAAAGGAAATGAAATTAATATCCGAGGGGTAAAGGTTCTTGCAAAAAAAACAAAACCACCAGCATTGTTTACTGAGGCAGAACTGCTATCTGCAATGGAAAATGTCGGAAATGCAATGGAGGACAAAGAAGAACGAAAGGTATTGAAAAGCATAGGAATAGGTACACCTGCCACCCGTGCTGCTGTAATTGAAACCCTTTTTGATAGAGATTATATCAGACGTGAGAAAAAAGCCATTATACCTACAGAAAAAGGACTTTTAGTGTATCAGATCGTCGGTGATAAGATAATTGCTAATGCAAACATGACGGCTCAATGGGAAATGTCATTCGAAAAAATTCAGAATGCAGAAATGAGTCCTGCGGAATTCCATCTGGCTCTTGAAGAGCTCACCAAAAAGGTGACAGAAGAACTTTTGCAAGTAAAGGTAAATGTACCCAGACAAGAAGAGTTATGTTGTCCTAAATGTAAGTCCAAGGTATTTCTTCGCGAGAAAATAGTGAAATGCGCGAACGATGAGTGTGGATGGATGCTGTTCCGATATGTATGTGGCATCAATCTTTCTTACAATCAGATTGAAGCCTTGCTGAACACGAACCGCACACCACTTATCCGAAAGATGGTTGGCCGTAGCGGAAAGCAATTTGATGCTTATATTATAATGGCAAAAGATGGTTCCACCACTTTTGATTTTGAAAAGAAAAAGAAGCGATAG
- a CDS encoding helix-turn-helix domain-containing protein: protein MNIDRLEFLAWMDRIMKRFDILAGDLEIREKKRLSVDGEELLDNQDVLQMLKITYRCLQRYRTIGRIKYFTISGKIYYKSSDVQQFIRDSYHGGTYRQK from the coding sequence ATGAATATCGACAGACTTGAATTCCTTGCATGGATGGATCGTATTATGAAGCGATTTGACATTCTTGCAGGTGATTTAGAAATCAGAGAAAAAAAGAGATTGAGTGTTGACGGCGAAGAGCTTCTCGATAATCAGGACGTTCTTCAGATGCTAAAGATCACCTATCGCTGTCTGCAGCGCTACCGTACGATAGGCCGAATAAAGTATTTCACCATTAGCGGTAAGATCTATTACAAGAGTTCTGATGTGCAGCAGTTTATCCGTGATAGTTATCACGGTGGAACATACAGGCAAAAATAG
- a CDS encoding SMI1/KNR4 family protein, translated as MSLKIDMMEIQYLTKMKNNPKVGRFENEGISEVEIEKLEQWFTIKFPQAYKEFLYLGGKTEQIIDGWSSEAKYLNWRQQNIKESMESIDLKLRPYFAFADFNGSNCFFFFIGEGDNPSIYKYDENKIYTNENGDEIYYKKTEDSFSDFIDSFIDYALSNK; from the coding sequence ATGAGCTTAAAAATTGATATGATGGAAATACAATATTTAACCAAAATGAAAAATAATCCTAAAGTAGGAAGATTTGAAAATGAAGGAATATCCGAGGTAGAAATTGAAAAATTAGAACAATGGTTCACTATCAAATTTCCTCAGGCCTATAAAGAATTCTTATATTTAGGAGGAAAAACTGAACAGATTATAGATGGTTGGAGTTCAGAAGCAAAATATCTAAATTGGCGACAACAAAATATAAAGGAGAGTATGGAAAGTATTGATTTGAAGCTAAGACCATATTTTGCTTTTGCTGATTTTAACGGAAGTAATTGTTTCTTTTTCTTTATTGGAGAAGGAGATAACCCTTCAATTTACAAGTATGATGAAAATAAGATTTATACAAATGAAAATGGAGATGAAATTTATTATAAAAAAACGGAAGATTCTTTCAGTGACTTCATAGATAGTTTTATTGATTATGCATTAAGTAATAAATAA